A stretch of Rhododendron vialii isolate Sample 1 chromosome 4a, ASM3025357v1 DNA encodes these proteins:
- the LOC131323752 gene encoding uncharacterized protein LOC131323752 yields MMLPHELNYSVIEKMCLALVFAIQKMQHYFQAHTVHLISKANPIKYVMSKPVLSNRLARWSLIFQQYEIIYVPQKAVKGQALADFLADHPIPAEWELSEELPDEDVMVVEVCPPWTMYFDGASHRSGAGAGVVFISPEGDVLPYAFTLTQNCSNNEAEYQALILGLEMAVEAKHLQLKVYGDSMLIINQLLDIYEVKKLELMPFNNYARRLIAWLGGVTLEHVPRGKNRQANALAKLASTLTFPDQEMHVPIC; encoded by the coding sequence ATGATGTTGCCACATGAGTTAAACTATTCCGTGATTGAGAAGATGTGCCTCGCCCTCGTCTTCGCAATCCAAAAGATGCAGCACTATTTTCAAGCTCATACAGTGCATCTCATCTCCAAGGCTAATCCAATCAAATATGTCATGTCAAAGCCAGTCCTCTCTAATCGATTAGCAAGATGGTCACTCATTTTCCAACAATACGAGATCATCTATGTGCCGCAAAAAGCCGTTAAAGGGCAAGCTCTGGCCGACTTCTTGGCAGACCATCCTATACCAGCCGAATGGGAGTTGTCTGAAGAATTGCCAGATGAGGACGTTATGGTAGTAGAAGTTTGTCCCCCTTGGACAATGTACTTTGATGGCGCGTCTCATCGAAGTGGAGCAGGTGCTGGTGTAGTATTTATTTCCCCAGAAGGAGATGTATTGCCTTATGCTTTCACCCTCACACAAAACTGTTCAAACAATGAAGCCGAGTACCAAGCTCTCATTCTTGGACTGGAGATGGCAGTTGAAGCAAAGCATCTGCAACTCAAGGTATATGGAGACTCAATGTTGATCATCAACCAACTCCTCGACATCTATGAAGTGAAGAAGCTTGAGCTCATGCCTTTCAATAACTACGCACGTCGCTTGATTGCATGGCTTGGTGGTGTCACTCTGGAACATGTACCGCGAGGCAAAAATAGGCAAGCAAACGCACTTGCAAAGCTTGCTTCTACACTTACTTTCCCTGACCAAGAGATGCACGTTCCAATATGCTGA